One window of the Salvia miltiorrhiza cultivar Shanhuang (shh) unplaced genomic scaffold, IMPLAD_Smil_shh original_scaffold_217, whole genome shotgun sequence genome contains the following:
- the LOC131003485 gene encoding uncharacterized protein LOC131003485: protein MATQREGGSVSRPPLLDGSNYIYWKVRMTSFIRAVDENAWTAVEEGWTAPCDAEGKPTPRNKWTLTELAASNANQKALNSIQNAVTMEVFALISMCANAKEAWDVLMSTYEGNSKVKKQRLQQLATKFEELRMDENEDISTFHGKLLALANESFSLGERIPEEKLVRKVMRALPERFDYKITAIDEARDVSYMKLEELIGSLRTFEMNLRPERIEKKKSIAFVADSGNSKKVSTKYDSDDLVESLALFTKNFGKAFNKFKKRNDGSKGFQNAKDFQSSQGKKNQGSASRSEIQCHECHGYGHIQAECANTLKKQKKQNKSYNVSLSDDETDDSGSESEDEPVALISFIDLTKGEEVDNDPLKLGIDSDIQEKNVAYAATMGEVSANVPSDVVIVEEAESDNEDIDESFLTENYELMYKKCVAVLELNKSLSTQLSNVSKERDELVDLCEKQKVELVTLRQTMKSKIGELEHHKKRVKMMNTGTEKLDEILENGHSSGNKAGLGFQSKDWVPKDNGGKAKATPPKEVDQQSKPPVHRPAAHKNGPPKKNYNRIFVPTCHYCGMRGHIRPRCRFLLRDIQNMRNSQNYRPRMNRGYVVHNSLWSGFHKSWYLDSGCSKHMTGEEKYLEDIHIISEERVTFGDGVQAKVVGTSTLNVPGMPKLKNVMLVEGLKANLISISQLCDEQMTVVFDKDKCIVKNGENEYISGKRSSDNCYIVSPENSCFQVLGDDTDTWHQKLGHTSLRNMKKLVKTDAIRGLPKLVINTKGVCGACQIGKQTHSSHKRVSKITTTRILELIHMDLMGPMQVESIGRKKYVLVCVDDFSRFTWVLFLKDKSEAFEKFKTLCLKLEKDKEVYVKRIKSDHGREFENSEFDKFREEKGITHEYSAPKTPHQNGVVERKNRTLQDMVRTMMKAKNIATNFWAEAMNTA from the coding sequence ATGGCAACACAAAGAGAAGGTGGTTCAGTCTCTAGACCACCTTTACTGGATGGGAGCAACTACATCTATTGGAAGGTGCGCATGACATCTTTTATTCGTGCGGTTGATGAGAATGCCTGGACCGCTGTGGAAGAAGGGTGGACTGCTCCTTGTGATGCGGAAGGAAAACCTACACCCAGAAATAAATGGACGCTCACTGAATTGGCCGCCTCAAATGCCAATCAGAAAGCTTTGAACTCTATTCAAAATGCTGTCACTATGGAGGTGTTTGCCCTTATATCCATGTGTGCCAACGCAAAAGAGGCGTGGGATGTTCTGATGAGTACTTATGAGGGGAATTCTAAAGTTAAAAAACAGCGTCTCCAACAACTTGCTACGAAGTTTGAAGAACTGAGGATGGATGAGAATGAGGATATTAGCACCTTTCATGGCAAACTCCTTGCTCTTGCTAATGAAAGTTTCTCTCTTGGAGAAAGAATTCCTGAGGAAAAGCTTGTGCGAAAGGTGATGCGTGCTCTACCTGAAAGATTTGACTACAAAATCACTGCCATAGATGAAGCAAGAGACGTCAGTTATATGAAGCTTGAAGAACTCATAGGTTCTTTAAGAACGTTCGAAATGAATCTTCGGCCAGAGAGAAttgagaagaagaagagtatTGCGTTTGTCGCTGATTCCGGAAACAGCAAGAAGGTCTCTACCAAATATGATTCTGATGATTTAGTTGAATCGTTAGCTCTATTTACCAAGAATTTTGGTAAAGCTTTCAACAAGTTCAAGAAGAGAAATGATGGCAGCAAAGGTTTTCAGAATGCTAAGGACTTTCAATCGTCTCAAGGCAAGAAGAATCAAGGGTCTGCTTCAAGATCTGAAATTCAATGCCATGAATGTCATGGCTATGGACACATTCAAGCCGAATGTGCAAACACTTTGAAGAAGCAGAAAAAGCAAAACAAATCCTACAATGTCTCATTAAGTGATGATGAAACGGATGACAGTGGGAGCGAGTCAGAGGATGAACCGGTTGCACTTATAAGCTTTATTGATCTTACGAAAGGGGAGGAGGTTGATAATGATCCCCTGAAACTTGGGATAGATTCAGACATTCAAGAGAAAAATGTCGCATATGCTGCTACAATGGGGGAAGTCTCTGCCAACGTCCCTTCAGATGTTGTTATTGTAGAAGAGGCTGAAAGTGATAATGAGGATATTGATGAAAGCTTCTTGACAGAGAATTATGAACTGATGTACAAGAAGTGTGTGGCTGTGCTTGAGTTGAATAAATCCCTTTCCACTCAACTTAGCAATGTCTCGAAGGAACGTGATGAGCTTGTGGATCTCTGTGAAAAACAAAAGGTTGAACTGGTGACTCTCCGACAGACTATGAAATCTAAGATTGGTGAACTGGAGCATCATAAAAAACGTGTTAAAATGATGAATACCGGGACTGAAAAGTTGGACGAAATTCTAGAAAATGGTCACAGCTCTGGAAATAAAGCTGGATTAGGCTTTCAAAGCAAAGATTGGGTGCCTAAAGACAATGGAGGAAAAGCTAAAGCCACGCCCCCCAAAGAAGTTGATCAGCAGTCTAAACCACCTGTGCATCGACCAGCAGCCCATAAAAATGGTCCTCCGAAGAAGAACTACAATAGAATTTTTGTTCCAACGTGTCACTACTGCGGAATGAGAGGTCATATCAGACCTAGATGTCGATTTCTTCTACGCGACATCCAAAATATGAGAAATTCCCAAAATTATCGGCCAAGGATGAACAGAGGATATGTTGTTCACAACTCTCTTTGGTCTGGCTTTCATAAGTCATGGTATTTGGATAGTGGTTGCTCCAAACATATGACGGGAGAAGAGAAGTATCTGGAAGATATTCATATAATCTCTGAAGAAAGAGTAACTTTTGGTGATGGTGTCCAGGCAAAAGTCGTAGGAACAAGCACGCTAAATGTTCCAGGTATGCCTAAACTAAAAAATGTCATGTTAGTTGAAGGTTTGAAGGCAAATCTGATCAGTATCAGTCAGCTCTGCGATGAACAAATGACGGTCGTTTTCGACAAAGATAAGTGCATTGTTAAAAATGGAGAAAATGAGTATATCTCGGGCAAGCGATCAAGTGATAATTGCTACATTGTATCTCCTGAAAATTCATGTTTTCAGGTTCTTGGAGATGATACTGATACGTGGCATCAAAAGCTTGGACATACCAGCCTGAGAAACATGAAAAAACTCGTGAAGACAGATGCCATCAGAGGTCTTCCCAAGCTGGTGATTAATACTAAGGGTGTTTGCGGTGCTTGTCAGATCGGGAAGCAAACTCATTCAAGTCACAAGAGAGTTTCCAAAATCACAACTACTCGCATTCTTGAACTGATACATATGGATCTCATGGGGCCAATGCAGGTTGAAAGCATTGGGAGAAAGAAATATGTGCTAGTCTGTGTCGATGACTTCTCTCGGTTTACTTGGGTGCTCTTTCTAAAAGATAAATCAGAAGCCTTCGAAAAGTTCAAGACTTTATGTCTCAAGCTTGAAAAGGATAAAGAAGTATATGTGAAACGTATCAAAAGTGATCACGGAAGAGAATTTGAAAATTCTGAGTTTGACAAatttcgtgaagaaaaaggaatCACTCACGAATATTCTGCTCCGAAAACTCCTCATCAAAATGGAGTCGTGGAACGGAAGAATCGTACTCTTCAGGACATGGTTCGAACTATGATGAAAGCCAAAAACATAGCAACAAATTTCTGGGCTGAAGCTATGAATACGGCTTGA